The Vicia villosa cultivar HV-30 ecotype Madison, WI unplaced genomic scaffold, Vvil1.0 ctg.000422F_1_1, whole genome shotgun sequence DNA window ctgtgcccgaactacgttgactctgattctccataaggagatacgtaggcacttggtaacaaggcgagtccccctccctaaaatctcaatttttcccctattcaattctttagccattaaatcctaatattttagccataaacctttaccttagattcaaagccaataggaaagggttgagggtgcctaacaccttccctcaacctgattataataacttaccccgatctctaaactgcgtagggtttcctattcgcccttcagaataggtggcgactctaaaagctaaatttttagggcaggttgctacattagtagtaaaggtattgaagtcgatcctgcaaaggtaaaagctatacaagagatgtcTGCTCCATGAAACgataaagaagttagaggatttctatgacgtctgaactacattgctagattgatctcccatctgaccgccacttgtgaaccaatcttcaaattactgagaaaagatcaagtagtgaaatggaatgaccaatgtcaagaagcctttgacaaaatcaagaggtacctgcaagaacctccgatcatgataccacctgttgaaggacgaactctaattatgtacttaaccgtgctagagaactcaatggggtgcgtactggggcaacatgacgagtctggtcgaaaagagcatgcaatatactactttagcaaaaagtttaccgactgtgaaacaagatactcactgctcgagaaaacttgttgagctttggcatgagatgctcgccgactgagacagtatatgttgaaccataccactttgttgatCTCTAGAATGGaccctatcaagtacgtgttcgaaaaacctgctctctctggacgaatagcaagatggcaaatgatattaacagaatacgacatccaatatACAACACAAAAAGGAATCAAAGGAAACGTAGTGGCAGATCATTTGGCACAACAAGCTGTGGACGACTATCAATCCATGAGTTTTgaattcccagatgaagatattatgttTATTACTAATTGTGAAGAAcctggtccggatgaaggacctgagccaggagcccgatggactatggtttttgatggagcttcaaaCGCACTTGGAAATGGTATTGGCGCTGTGATTATCTCTCCAGAAGGTGGGCACACTCCATTCACCGCAAgactatgttttgattgtaccaacaatatggccgagtatgaagcgtgtatccTAGGACTCAGAGTTGCtattgacttaagaatcaagttcttagaagtatatggggattcagccttAGTAATCAGTCAAGTCAAGGGAGAATGAGACACAaaacatcctaatctcatgccttataaagatttggtgctatctttaattccacacttcgaagagattacttttgaacatatccctcTAGAAGAGAATCAGTTAGAGATGCATACCAGACAACTCCTCTTTCAACAAAACACAACATATTAACCAATCAATAGGCAGAACTCACATCTTCATGAGATAGATGTAGGAACTCCAATCATGTCGGCAACattgtatttatagacttcttCCCATCACAGAATTTTGAAAACTGTAATGATGAGGCTGATTTTTAGAATTCGATCCTTGAATTGCATATGTAAATAGGAACATAAAAGTAGGTTAATACTATACTACAAAAGAACCCAGATATGGTGGTAATACATATACAGTACAGGTATAAGAAGTTAACAATGATATTCTAAGCCACTTATCATATACTCTTAAATAATTGAACAAGAGTCACATGTGAATAAATTCTAGACAAATGGTCTGAATTTCGAAAATTCCTGAGAACTTGCACGTAAATAATTCGTCAAGTAATTGAGTATGGAGCTTAAACTTCTAACacttttcttcattctttctatTTAAATATCTAACTGTCACTTTTTGGTGTTTGTTACAAACACGCCAAATGATCTCTTGCATCAACAATGTGTTGATAGCCAAGTTTGCATTTGAGCTGATATGAATGAACATTGTGCATCTGTTATCAATGCTCAATCAAAGCCCCTCTTCTTATATCATATCTTCAATTACAGCTGCCATTTCATTGCTTGAGAAGTTGCCTGTTCGAGATATTTATAAGTCTTATGATATTTCGATACACCCATAAGCCAGAAATCAAAATTGTCAACTGTAACTATATTTATGTATTTCTGTCTTGGCttctcaacattttcactttGCCTCACACTCTTTATCTTCTTCACTGGAATAGAAACCTGTACATCATACACATATATATCTCCTTTAAGAATCTTAACAAAATATTGGAAAAGGAAGACTCAGAAATATGAATAGGTTTGTTCATGACATACCTTATAGTGGATCCTACACATTTGACCTTTCTGATTAAACACTTTTATTGATTTGTCACTGCAAAAGGCAACCTTTTCAGTGGAGATAAAGAGGAGACCAGCTAGAGGGCCAGATGTGGTCGACAAATAACAATGGCAAACTTTCAGTAGCGTCTCCCCTTCGATCACACTAAAATACTTGATGAACACTTTCTCTACTCCACCCACTGGAAGAATTCTTGCCCCTAAGCTCAACTTCCTTTTTATAGTTTCAGATATGTTTGTCACTGAATTTTCAGAATTACTATCGGCCTTCCTGCTGCGCTTTTTCTGGTTAGAACTTATACTACCTGAAACATTGAAGCACTATATATTTGTAAAATCATCAATACTTAATGAAATTATATTAGATAATCGTGATTCGTCCGTCTATAAAGGAAAAGAAAGTCTTACATTTGCTTTGATCTTTGGATGGATATTGATATTGATGAGAGGCTGAATCGAGCAAGTATCTGTTATCCAATTTTTGAAACTGGTTTTGTATGATGGGAGTTCCAACAATTAGCTCGTGAAGAAGTGAGGTCTGCATATTGATTGACTAATAAGGTTTGTGTTCTGTTGAGAAGGATATCTAGTAGATTGCAAGGAAGCTAGGCTCACTTGGTTAGAGATCAGTCCCTTAGTATTTAAAGAAATGAAAAGTAGGAAGTGAATCTTGAGCCTTTTGTTGGATGACTCGACCATGATGTTGGAGATATAATAAAGACACTGCTGACATGGGAACTTGATGGACTTTATTCAAGATAATATATTGATATCATGGATTGTTTGGTTACTTTTAGAAAAAAGATGGTAAAGAAGGAAGATATATATAAGTAAGCTTTTTAAAAAGTAAAGTTAACAAGGTTTAATTTTAGAGGTTTAGAGAAAGGTTTATATATCTTGAGGAGCAAGATTTCATGGTGTACAAGACACGTTGTCCAACTCTTTGGAGAACTGCAGTATTATGGAAAAATAGgtataaagaaattaaaacaaaaaaggtAAAGGATGATGAGATGGTTTACATTAGCAGAACTTTATGAGTCGGTATTGTAACTTTGTGAAGCTAGACTTGTCTAAATTCTATTGCAGTAAGGTAGGCATGTAAAACTAAAATGAAGACCAAGTATAGTAAGTTAATATGTCATCTCCTAGAAATGCAAGGCCTCTAAAAACATGGCGCATTTGGAAAATAATTGGTGTTTCACTTTTCCATGGGTGCCATCTCCTTAAAAATAATGTTTGTGGTCCTTCCAATTTCTTAATATTAATTGTGTACTTCAAGCAAATTATTATTCATGAATTCCTGACATTTTCTTATAACTTTCACAAAAATTTGAATTACATTTGAGTGAAAATTAAGTTGAGCAGTGAGTGTGTAGATTGCAAACAGTAAAATTATATGACTATGTTGTGTCCTATAGAATATACTATAGTATAATTATATATGTGTCACTATATCACTTTACTTTTTGTTATCTTATCAAAAGAGAAGTTAAAGGGTAGCATCACAAAGTTAAGAATTGCAACTAAATAACTAGCTTTGATGATGCATGTGCACATAATAAGATAAGCACgtgtcatttttttcttttataggcATTACTGCCCAATTGTTGAAAAAGTTAAATTTAAGGTTAATGTTAAATTGATGATGCATGTGCACATAATAAGATAAGCAAgtgttcattttttttcttttatgcgctctcgctgtatttaaggttaatgttTAATTTCTACTGTCCAGTTAAAATCTtaaactctcgtttttattgatcctaacttttattgtttttaattcttGTTACAAAACAGTTGAATTAAGCATTAGAAATTAATACCAGATAAATAATTTTCATTAATAAAGTACGTCGAAAGTATTACTCGATTCCCTCGGttatgtgaccttacataccgaTAAAAAGTATTTAGCCGGACATTATTTTAATAGACGGAACAGAATAAGCATAGCAGATGAATAATATTCCGGGCATAATTCTATAAACTAACATAAACAGACAATAATAATTTAAGCTAATAAATGAACCTGAATTAATATAGCAAGACTGAATATTGAAATAGAGCAGCACTCGTTCTTGAATTCGCTACAGGAATTAAGTTCTGAAAATAAACCTGAtgctaaaactaaaactaaatctGAAGCTAACAAAGAAAACTTAATCGCAATATTATTTCCGGTGTGGAATCTATTGCCGGAAGTGGGTAGGAAACATGTAGCAGAACTTGAAAATTGCAAAAGAAATTAATGTGACGGCACTAGGTTAAAGTTCGTAACCCTCTCAATTAGTCTTGATGGGTATTTATAGAGCTGCCTCAGATTTTTGGTCTTGAGTTTGTTTCGTCTCTGTTGCAGTTCCTTTGGAGGAGAAAATAGCGGATCGTGAAAACATAGTCTCTTCTGGGCTTGGGTGTGTGACTGACGTCACACACTAATATTCAAGGGGGTGCCGACCGGCAGGAGAGGGTGTATGCCGACCGGCAGGCACTTCAAAATGCCCCACGTCACGTGCTCCACTTTCTCTTGTGCGTTGGGCTTGCTTTGCAGACCGGGCCTTTGCTTCTTCTATGTGCACTTCCTTATTTAAATGTCCTTTTAAGCAATCTCTCTTCATTTTAGCTCTTTTTTCCGATTATTTCTTTGCGAGCTCCGATTAAATAAATTCgtgaaaacaaatagaaataccagcactatacaaaataaaataataaaatcaaaataaaacaggataataatgcatgtaaattaagctaaatatacaaTACGTTTTTctgttatcaaactcccccacACTTGATTTTTGCTTGCCCTCAagcaaacaatcaagaaaaaggtTTTACACATGCATGACAATCATCTTGATTCGTACGCGGTCGGGGCGATACTTTGCTAGAGATACAAAAGCTCAATACAAACACTAAAGATACAgtggcgacactagacaactccagcTTATGCAGACCGACTCAAATCATGCTATTACAGCTCATCTAGACCCTTTCGCTAGATTTTGCTTGTTTTCATtcgagcgcaatcacattaagctctTTATCTTCACACGCACATAGTAAagtaaccggttagtgactctgatccttattATCACGGGGCTCTGACACATTTCTGTGGTACTCACTTCTTTAACGAATTGtaagttgcgggggatcgaaccgtaattCGTCCTACCAAGTTCAATACCAGATACTTTTGAACCAACTGACAATAGGTTTCTTTATTGTTCACGAGATATACATCCTTTGGGTTAAATGACCGGTACAGGGTCACCTAGCTTAGTTAGTGCAATCTTTTAAATTCTTTACTGAGAATttttcaggatcattcacttatattcatcggctctcTACGTAGTTTGTGTTTAAGACGGTGTTGACTGCTGAATAAACTACTCGAAGCTACTTTAAAAATAGAGGTTGTAGACTTTGAAATAATAGGTACTTAAATTGACTCTTGCATAAATCAGAGTTCTATAGTGTCAATACTGTAGCAATTTTGTTTAATAGTGCTTCAGTTCCAATCATATCTTAAATTGTATATCTTGGTACTTTTCGAGCGTGTCAGGCTatgcatataaaataaaatatttatggtTCAAGTAGGCGGAGAATTCGAGAAACGGAAAGATACTCACATATATTAAGCTTAGAGTACATGGATTGTAGTGACGggaaactaaattttttttttagggAATAACTAAAAATACTGAAAATTAAATACTAAGAATTGAAATCTACTGACAATAATTAGAAAAACAGCGagcttcctcccccacacttaaacgttGCGTTGTCCTCAATGCGACTTTGTGTGGTAGAAACGGTGAAAACTCACTACTCGTTTCCTCTTCCTCGTGCTCTCCCTCGGGTTCGTGCTCTTCCTCCTCTTCGACCTTCATCGTCGTCTCTAGGAGGAACTATCCCAGCATGGTACACATACTCATGTAAGCCCTCAACACGATATTTCAAGCAATGCATTTTGTTCCGTGAGGTCTGCAATGCTTTGATCATTCCATTGCGCATAATCGTGTTGATCTATTGACATTTGACGCATCAGCGTCATCATTTAATTATGTCCCGCCTCAATCCTTTGATGACACTGAGTTTCTTCCTCGTAGTTGCGTATCATCTCTCTATACACATCATTCAGTGTGACTGGTTGATTCCTTCTTCGGGGTTGAGGTTTAGATGGTCCAACAATGTTTTCAGGATTGGGTTGGGGGGTTTCATCAGGCTGGGGCTCTCCTTGATCCATTTCTTGTTCAACCTCATCCATATTATCTGCATTATTTTGATcaccttgtatgttttcaccaggAGCAGGTGCGTCGAGATCATAGATCCAACTGTCTCTGctctaaaggggtggactggagtagtttcgttaacaacgaaccaggataaaaatcattgtgcaaattgtttttatcttaagagtttttaaagtcacacttattcaaactcccccccctttctaagtgtttttctatccttcaaggatGTCATTTTTATGGCTATACCAGAGCATTATATATTTCAGAGGATGACAAAGTGCTGATGGAGTGTGCGATGATGGGAATAAATAGTTTGGTTGTTTGTGATcccataaataatattttcaagatTCCTAAATTTTAATACAGCAACGAGGGTGAGATGGCACCAGAAGTATATATTGGGAGTTTGATATCACCTTAGTAGATGTTGTGCATCTTGACCTGGTTTAGAGACTCAATTACAGCCTATAAATTAACATATGATCttgttatttgttttatgtttactaATTACTAATGGTATATGCAACTTGAGAAATTATTATGTTTACTGTAACTAACTTAATTAACAACAAACAAGTATTATAATATAGGGCCATGGGAAGACCTTCATAAatccatcatatatatatatatatgagagttgTTAATATGATTAGTCTAAGAACTATGAAGTACTAAATTCATAAATTTGTTGAAGGGGTTTCTGATAGTTCTGAATGTACTGCAAATTTATTCATTCCGTTTAGTTTGTAATTTTGGTTGATATAAGCAAGTCAATTTTTCCACTCTATTTTATATAATACAGGAAAAAGTTAGAGACGTGTAAATAACTAAACATTCAATCTTCAACTTTTGAATTACTTTTCATCCTATTGAAAGTATCACAATGTTACTTATCAACAACGTCAACTCCTATAGCTTGCATCCTCTTAATATCTACTCACATACTTGTGTTATCCTTGAAACTTGCATTTCAGACAAGGACTGTGGCAGGCAGCTGTTCACTCTTAATGAtaacaattttaaattattttactttttctcaaagttgtatttaaaaactgtatttacgtctaaaataaaaatagacacGAGGGGTCTATGTTGAGAGTTTGATATAGTTTGGTTGTTTATGATTCCATAAATAATACTTTTATGATTCCTAAATTTCAAAACTACATCTACACTGAGAAGACACGAGGGGCCTATGTTGAGAGTTTGATATCACCTTTGTAGATGTTGTTCTATATGATGTGGTTTAGGGACTTAGCTGCGGCCTTTATGTTAAcaaatcatcttgttattaatttTATGCTTATTCTAATTACTATTGTCTCCATGTTTTCCTGTTAATTCATGATATATGGAACATGCAACTTCAGAAATTGCTATGTTATATTTCATTTATTTGTTAGATAGATCTTCCAATTTTGTTTTCCATTTATTAATTCATGATATTAAAAGGTTAAGGTCAGCAATATGAAGACAACCAATTTATATAAGGTTGGTATTCTCAACTTAACATTAACTCTAAGGATATGCATTGATAATGTATTTTGACATTCAATTTAATAGTTGTATCAAGTTCTTGCCTTTGACAATATGTCTTGAGCATTGCAAAAGACCGCATCTCTACCATATGCATTGGTGTTTGGTCTTTGTCTTGTGATGAGCCTATTTGTGTATACAAACTGGTCAAGGAAAGACCTTCATAGCCAACTCTATACAAGATAACATATACAACTACTGAAGAAAATTGGTACTGGTTAAAGATGAAAAAAGCTACTATACTATTCTATTGTCTCGGTTTATATAAATGATGGTTAAAATTGATAAACTGAAAAGTTTGTTTATTTCATTTGAGAAGTTGGCTATTTAAAACCCTTACCTAACAAAATTAGAGAACAATCTACACGTCAAAAAATAGGACTTCCTAAAGACTAGGCAACTTATTAACAGCACAGAAAATAACTCCTACAACCTAGAAAATAACTCCTACAAACTAGGAGATTAACGATAACAAAAATAATGATGTTACATAGACAAAATCACGGTGGCAGAGGCTGGTTCGAACTCTGCTATGGGCTGGGGCTGGAATGCTGATACGGTTCCTCTTGACAGCAGCGACAGTGCTGTTCTTTTGTGGCAGGATCTCAGTGACTCCATTTCCCATGTGGTTTTGAGTGAATCTTCAAAGGATGCTTTCGCTTGGCGAATCAATCCGGAGAGAGTGTTCACCGTTAAGTCTTTTTATGAGTGGTTTAAAGCAAAGTTGTCGGGACCTCCTATCAATTATTTTCTTTGGTTAGAAGATTATTCATAATAGAATAACTACTAGGACCAACTGCACAAAAGGGGAATTTTGGGTAGTAACGACTTTCTCTGTGTGTTTTGTTCGATGGAGGAGGAGTGTTTATCGCATATTTTAGGGGAAGTCGGGTAGTGGTGGCTATTTGGAAGAATTCTTCGAGTGGATAGGTTCTATCGCGGGTTTATCCTTGGAGGAGTTTGAGGGTTTCCCTTTTGTTTTCAAGAAGGTG harbors:
- the LOC131628036 gene encoding GEM-like protein 4 yields the protein MQTSLLHELIVGTPIIQNQFQKLDNRYLLDSASHQYQYPSKDQSKCSISSNQKKRSRKADSNSENSVTNISETIKRKLSLGARILPVGGVEKVFIKYFSVIEGETLLKVCHCYLSTTSGPLAGLLFISTEKVAFCSDKSIKVFNQKGQMCRIHYKVSIPVKKIKSVRQSENVEKPRQKYINIVTVDNFDFWLMGVSKYHKTYKYLEQATSQAMKWQL